Part of the Longimicrobium sp. genome, ATCACCCCGCCGTTGGCCGCCGCGCGGAACGCCGCCGCCAGCGCGATGTTGCGGATGTTGCCGCCCGCCATCGACAGCTCGCGCGCCAGCAGCCGGAAATCGACGTCCCCGCCGACCGGCGCCTGCGCGGGGAAGGCGCCCTCCCAGATCCGCCGCCGGTGCTCCTCGTCGGGCATGGGAAACTCGACGATCACGTGCATCCGCCGCAGGAACGCCTCGTCCAGGTTCTGCCGGAGGTTGGTCGCGAGGATCACGATCCCGTCGTACTCCTCCATCTTCTGCAGCAGGTAGCCCGTCTCGATGTTGGCGTAGCGGTCGTGCGCGTCCTTCACCTCGCTGCGCTTGCCGAACAGCGCGTCGGCCTCGTCGAAGAAGAGGATGGCCGAGCTGGTGCGCGCCCTCTCGAAGATCTTCGAGAGGTTCTTCTCCGTCTCGCCGATGTACTTGCTGACCACCTGCGAGAGGTCGATGCGGAACAGGTCCAGCCGCAGCTCGCGGGCGATGACCTCCGCGGCCATCGTCTTCCCCGTTCCCGGAGGCCCGGAGAAGAGCACGTTCAGCCCCTTCCCCAGCGAGTGCTTGCGGTCGAATCCCCAGTCCCCGTAGACGCGGGGGCGATGCACCGCCTGGTCGCACACCTCGCGCAGCTGCGCCATCTGGTCGGGCGGGAGGACGATGTCGTCCCAGCCGTAGCGTGCCTCGAGCTTCGCGGCCAGCGCGCCCAGGTCCCGCGCGGCGAGCGAGCGCGCCGCCGCGTAGACGTCGTCCGCCGACGGCGCCGCGCCGGGAGAATGCCACGCGGCCTCGGCGGAAGCGGCGTGGACGGCGGCCTCGATCTCGTCCGGCCCCAGGCGGAAGCGTCCGGCCAGCGCGTCGATCTCCTCGCCGTCCAGCACGCACCCGGCCCCGGCCAGCGCGCGCGTCCAGAACGCCCGTGCCGCGTCGAAGCCGGGAAGGGGCACGGGGATCGAGACCAGGTCCGCCGGCAGCTCGTCCGCGCGGGCCACCGCCCCCGTCCACGCCACCTCGTCGGCGACGACCGTCACCCCGCCGTCGGCCGCGAGGGCGCGGAGGAACGCGCGGAAGTCGCGCCCCCCCTCGCGCCCGCGCAGCGCGGCGATTCCGTCGACGAACAGCACCGCGCCCTGCAGCCACGCCTCGCGGAAGAGCACGCGCAGCAGCTCGGGGGTGATGGATTCCGCCCGCTCCAGGTCGGCGGCGAGGAGCAGCGCCCCCGCGGCGGAGGCCAATCCTTCCGCCACGCGGCGCAGCGGCGCGCCCTCCGGCCCGTGCAGGAGGACGCGGAGCGGCCGCCGCTCGCCCCACGCCAGCGCCGCGAGCGACGCCAGCCCCTCCCCCGTCTCCGCCGGAAGAGGGAGATCGGGGGACGGCGGGGGAATAGCGACGCGGCAGAAGGCGGAGACGCGCGGATCGATCCCCGCTGGGCCGAGGACCAGGCGCACCACCTGCTCGTCCGCGCGGAGGAAATGCGCGAGGAGCGGCGGCGCGGGATGCGATGGATCGGGGACGAGGTGGAGGAGCCCCTCGGAGACGAGGGGCGACGAGGGCGCCAGCCGCGCGCGGGCGGCCAGCTTCTCCTCGGGGTCGCCGCAGAGGAGCGACAGCGCCAGGTCCAGCGTGGGCCTGCGCCGCGCGACGTCGTCCTGCAGGAAGGCGAAGATGCGCTCGTAGCGCAGGTCCAGCTCCGGCGCCAGCGCCACGAGGAGGAGGTCGAGGTCGAGCGGGGTCAGCGCGAACGCCTCCGCCAGCCAGGCGATCCGCCCACCCGCGGGGACGGAGGCGCAGAGCGGCTCGCCGCCGCCATCTCCGAGAGGCGCGCCGGGCTCGCGGCTCAGCAGTGCCTCGGCCACCTCCGCCGCCACGAACAGCCCCGGCAGCGGCGGCCCGGCGCCCGCGCCCTCCTCGCGCGCGGCGGCCACGGCGGCGCGCAGGCGCTCGTCCAGGCGGGCGAGCGCCGGCAGCAGCTCGGCCAGCGCCGACGCGAGCGCGGGCGCTGGGCCGTCGTGGCTGTCGTCTTCGGGTGGGTACGGCATCCCGCGGCGGCTCGGTGGGTGCGGCGTCGTACGCTCTCAGCAGACCGCCCCGTGTGGAAATTTTTCCCACGACGAGGCCAAACAAACGATATCGGATGAACTCGCCGGGGCTCGTCGTCCACCTGCCGAAGGGCCGGCGTTCCGGACCGGAGCCGCCCTGTGGAGCGGACGAGACAGCGGGCTATGGCAGGGCGACAGGGGCAATCCCCGTACCGATAAACGTATGTTTTT contains:
- a CDS encoding ATP-binding protein — encoded protein: MPYPPEDDSHDGPAPALASALAELLPALARLDERLRAAVAAAREEGAGAGPPLPGLFVAAEVAEALLSREPGAPLGDGGGEPLCASVPAGGRIAWLAEAFALTPLDLDLLLVALAPELDLRYERIFAFLQDDVARRRPTLDLALSLLCGDPEEKLAARARLAPSSPLVSEGLLHLVPDPSHPAPPLLAHFLRADEQVVRLVLGPAGIDPRVSAFCRVAIPPPSPDLPLPAETGEGLASLAALAWGERRPLRVLLHGPEGAPLRRVAEGLASAAGALLLAADLERAESITPELLRVLFREAWLQGAVLFVDGIAALRGREGGRDFRAFLRALAADGGVTVVADEVAWTGAVARADELPADLVSIPVPLPGFDAARAFWTRALAGAGCVLDGEEIDALAGRFRLGPDEIEAAVHAASAEAAWHSPGAAPSADDVYAAARSLAARDLGALAAKLEARYGWDDIVLPPDQMAQLREVCDQAVHRPRVYGDWGFDRKHSLGKGLNVLFSGPPGTGKTMAAEVIARELRLDLFRIDLSQVVSKYIGETEKNLSKIFERARTSSAILFFDEADALFGKRSEVKDAHDRYANIETGYLLQKMEEYDGIVILATNLRQNLDEAFLRRMHVIVEFPMPDEEHRRRIWEGAFPAQAPVGGDVDFRLLARELSMAGGNIRNIALAAAFRAAANGGVIGVPHLAHAARREFQKLGRTWSDPEWARRGRGGKP